A single window of Malus sylvestris chromosome 5, drMalSylv7.2, whole genome shotgun sequence DNA harbors:
- the LOC126624771 gene encoding probable BOI-related E3 ubiquitin-protein ligase 2: MAIEAQMYSKNLGFPLFGSQDWMVENCGGGIGGFSQFSFNAQQKHQLQQQFQQQQLQLQNQQQIMDQNLCFENSIPVPTLENNSSNIMASSFSQTFEAQAAKQRQEIDQYIRLQSERLRMMLQEQRKQQLAMLLKKIDSKTQVLLKQKDEEITQANRRQMELEDFLRKLEAENLAWQRVAQENEAMVMTLNNTLEQYRERAMFCNVNGGEDAESCCDNYREEEGESDGGGGKKMKACRRCNSGSSCVLFLPCRHLCSCKDCEAVLDYCPVCRTPKKASIEALLF; the protein is encoded by the exons ATGGCCATTGAGGCTCAGATGTATTCGAAAAATCTTGGGTTTCCATTGTTTGGCTCACAGGATTGGATGGTGGAAAATTGTGGGGGTGGTATTGGTGGGTTCAGTCAGTTTAGTTTCAATGCTCAACAGAAACACCAACTTCAACAACAATTTCAGCAGCAACAACTACAACTACAAAACCAGCAGCAGATAATGGATCAAAATCTCTGCTTTGAAAACAGTATTCCTGTCCCCACTTTGGAAAACAACAGCAGCAACATTATGGCCTCCTCCTTTTCTCAAACATTTGAAGCTCAGGCTGCCAAGCAGAGGCAAGAGATTGATCAGTACATCAGACTACAG AGTGAGAGATTGAGAATGATGCTGCAAGAGCAGAGAAAGCAGCAGCTCGCAATGCTGCTGAAGAAAATAGACTCCAAGACACAAGTACTTTTAAAGCAGAAAGACGAAGAAATCACACAAGCAAACAGAAGACAAATGGAGCTCGAAGATTTTCTCAGAAAATTGGAGGCAGAAAACCTGGCATGGCAAAGAGTGGCACAGGAAAACGAAGCCATGGTCATGACATTAAACAACACACTAGAACAGTACAGGGAGAGGGCCATGTTTTGCAACGTGAATGGTGGAGAAGATGCAGAGTCCTGCTGTGACAAttacagagaagaagaaggagagagtgATGGAGGAGGAGGTAAAAAGATGAAGGCTTGCAGAAGATGTAATTCTGGGAGTTCGTGTGTGCTGTTTCTTCCCTGCAGGCACCTCTGTTCATGCAAAGATTGTGAGGCCGTTCTGGATTACTGCCCGGTTTGTAGAACGCCAAAGAAGGCCAGCATTGAGGCTTTGCTTTTCTAG